One genomic region from Oncorhynchus gorbuscha isolate QuinsamMale2020 ecotype Even-year linkage group LG13, OgorEven_v1.0, whole genome shotgun sequence encodes:
- the LOC123993886 gene encoding putative gustatory receptor clone PTE03 codes for MYTNSTYMLSMESLAIAPSGVYPAFLFGTLMYCFIVFCNVTVLSTIALDRKLHKPMFILLFNMPINDLIGATAFFPQLLVSILAQNRSISYPACYLQALLIHLYGAGSLTILTGMAYDRYIAICCPLRYNSIMSSNNLMKIIIFTWLLVITLIVVLLALVTRFKICRTTIVDIYCNNPSLVRLICDDTRINNYYGLLITAVFQGVSLIVVIFTYIQILLSCVMNKSSDARSKAIQTCGTHLVVFLFLEFNACFSLIAHRFEQVAPSLRRAFGVSVMVFPPILNPLIYGLKTKEIRQNVLGFYKRKVSSVK; via the coding sequence ATGTATACAAACTCTACATACATGTTGagcatggaatcactggccataGCTCCATCAGGTGTTTACCCAGCATTCCTTTTTGGGACCCTTATGTACTGTTTCATTGTGTTTTGTAACGTGACGGTTTTATCTACCATAGCCCTGGACAGAAAGCTGCATAAGCCCATGTTTATCCTACTCTTCAACATGCCTATCAATGACTTGATTGGTGCTACAGCCTTCTTCCCTCAGCTGTTGGTAAGCATCCTGGCTCAGAACAGGTCCATCTCCTACCCTGCATGCTACCTCCAAGCTCTGCTCATCCACCTGTACGGAGCTGGCTCCTTAACTATCCTGACTGGCATGGCTTATGACCGGTATATCGCAATCTGCTGTCCACTGAGGTATAACTCCATCATGAGTTCCAATAACTTGATGAAAATCATCATTTTCACGTGGCTTTTGGTCATTACCCTGATTGTGGTTCTGTTGGCTCTGGTCACTCGCTTCAAGATCTGCAGAACAACAATAGTGGACATTTATTGTAACAATCCGTCATTGGTGAGGCTCATTTGTGATGACACACGTATAAACAACTACTATGGGTTGTTGATAACAGCTGTCTTTCAGGGTGTATCGTTGATAGTGGTTATATTTACATATATCCAGATCCTGCTCAGCTGTGTCATGAATAAGTCATCTGATGCCCGGAGCAAGGCCATTCAGACATGTGGTACACATCTTGTAGTGTTCTTATTCTTAGAGTTCAACGCCTGCTTTAGCCTGATAGCTCATCGATTTGAGCAAGTAGCCCCTTCCTTGAGGAGGGCTTTTGGAGTGTCAGTTATGGTGTTCCCTCCCATTCTCAATCCCCTCATATATGGTCTAAAAACTAAAGAAATTCGACAAAATGTTCTGGGTTTCTACAAACGGAAGGTATCTTCAGTTAAATGA